In the genome of Bradyrhizobium arachidis, one region contains:
- a CDS encoding DUF736 domain-containing protein — protein sequence MANIGSFKKVGNEFQGEIVTLSLKAKGVRIVAETNRSNENAPSHRIYVGRAEIGAAWSKRSEEGRDYLSLKLDDPSFNAPIYANLFDDEGGEGYTLLWSRPRKTGE from the coding sequence ATGGCTAACATCGGTTCTTTCAAGAAGGTCGGCAACGAATTCCAGGGCGAGATCGTGACCCTGAGCCTGAAGGCCAAGGGCGTCCGCATCGTCGCCGAGACCAACCGGTCCAACGAAAACGCTCCCAGCCACCGCATCTATGTGGGCCGGGCGGAGATCGGCGCAGCCTGGTCGAAGCGTTCCGAGGAGGGCCGCGATTACCTCTCACTCAAGCTCGACGACCCCTCGTTCAACGCGCCGATCTACGCGAACCTGTTCGACGACGAAGGCGGTGAAGGCTACACCCTGCTCTGGTCGCGGCCGCGCAAGACCGGCGAGTAA
- a CDS encoding DUF2493 domain-containing protein — protein MTDHDDIEPPHAASATEHVLTELQLFGYRPFDDQPDPRPLPEGRIITGAVADIFDALVATLSDTRLEPDLDDLLWSTVNLFHRAVDRIGRQLDDNEQAQRKSQREQDGSEVRSVELERVTAEGITLIERRDCLELFRDQAIERFETHTGSFWRPRSGSLVNHRTLTAAMIDSRDFIAAKRRAETEVMLPPGPKIALTGGLDFKDHHLIWDRLDKVHAKHPDMVLLHGGSRKGAELIASKWATTRKVPQIAFKPDWTKHAKAAPFKRNDAMLELLPIGVMHFPGTGIQDNLADKAKRLGIPVWMFGGA, from the coding sequence ATGACCGATCACGATGACATCGAACCGCCGCACGCCGCATCTGCGACCGAACACGTTCTTACCGAATTGCAGCTCTTCGGTTACCGCCCCTTCGACGACCAGCCTGATCCACGGCCGCTTCCCGAGGGCAGGATCATTACCGGTGCCGTCGCTGACATCTTCGATGCCCTGGTCGCCACGTTGAGCGACACGCGGCTCGAGCCGGACCTCGACGATCTGCTCTGGTCGACCGTCAACCTGTTCCATCGTGCCGTCGACCGCATCGGTCGCCAACTCGACGACAACGAACAGGCGCAACGCAAGAGTCAGCGCGAGCAGGACGGCTCCGAAGTTCGATCGGTCGAACTCGAGCGCGTGACGGCGGAAGGCATCACATTGATCGAGCGTCGCGACTGCCTGGAGCTCTTCCGCGACCAGGCCATCGAGCGCTTTGAGACACACACCGGTTCATTCTGGCGCCCTCGATCGGGATCGCTGGTCAACCACCGTACGCTGACCGCAGCGATGATCGACTCCCGCGACTTCATCGCGGCCAAGCGCCGCGCCGAGACCGAGGTCATGTTGCCGCCAGGACCGAAGATCGCACTCACCGGAGGGCTCGACTTCAAAGACCATCATCTGATCTGGGATCGCCTCGACAAGGTTCACGCCAAGCATCCCGACATGGTCCTGCTCCACGGCGGCTCCCGGAAGGGGGCCGAATTGATCGCCTCCAAATGGGCGACTACCCGTAAGGTGCCTCAGATCGCCTTCAAGCCCGACTGGACGAAACATGCCAAGGCAGCGCCGTTCAAGCGCAATGACGCCATGCTTGAACTCCTGCCGATCGGCGTCATGCACTTCCCGGGCACAGGAATCCAGGACAACTTGGCCGATAAGGCGAAGCGGCTTGGCATCCCGGTCTGGATGTTCGGCGGCGCGTGA
- a CDS encoding DUF7146 domain-containing protein, giving the protein MSRDASELARRLSREAEAVCRHYLSNGRRAGRYWLVGDVHNTPGRSLFVRLHESLKGPAGKWTDAATGEHGDLLDIIRESLALRDFREVAEEARRFLKLPRSEPQFAPKTIRPVVPAGSQEAARRLFAISSPIEATLAEAYLQRRRITCINHGGSLRFHPRCYYRPDEHSSIETWPAMIACVTDLDGRITGVHRTWLDPDGFDRVRLGKAPIDTPRRAMGDLLGNAVRFGVVDDVLAAGEGIETMLSLRYALPALPMAAALSANHLAAMLLPSGLRRLYIARDDDAAGDAVQAILTQRAEEVGIEAIALSPRVGDFNEDLHIFGLEALRAALRLQLVPEDVVRFLHSPAVAAE; this is encoded by the coding sequence ATGTCCCGCGATGCTTCCGAACTGGCACGCCGCCTCTCGCGCGAGGCTGAGGCGGTGTGTCGACACTATCTCTCCAATGGCAGGCGGGCGGGGCGGTACTGGCTGGTCGGCGACGTTCACAACACGCCGGGCCGCTCGTTGTTCGTGCGGCTGCACGAATCGCTGAAGGGACCCGCTGGGAAATGGACCGACGCCGCAACGGGCGAACATGGTGATCTCCTCGACATCATCCGCGAAAGTCTGGCCTTGCGAGACTTTCGCGAGGTCGCCGAGGAGGCGAGGCGGTTTCTAAAGCTGCCTCGTTCAGAGCCGCAATTCGCTCCGAAAACCATTCGTCCAGTCGTGCCGGCCGGATCGCAGGAAGCCGCTCGTCGGCTCTTTGCGATATCCAGCCCGATTGAAGCGACACTAGCTGAGGCGTACTTGCAGCGCCGCAGAATTACTTGCATCAACCATGGTGGCAGCTTGCGCTTCCATCCTCGTTGCTACTATCGACCAGACGAGCATTCGTCGATCGAAACCTGGCCGGCGATGATAGCCTGTGTCACCGACCTCGATGGACGGATCACAGGCGTACACCGCACTTGGCTCGATCCAGACGGTTTTGATCGCGTGCGGCTCGGCAAGGCTCCGATCGACACGCCGCGACGCGCCATGGGTGACCTTCTCGGCAACGCCGTTCGCTTCGGCGTGGTCGATGATGTGCTCGCTGCCGGCGAGGGAATCGAGACCATGCTGTCACTGCGTTACGCACTGCCAGCCCTGCCCATGGCCGCCGCGCTTTCGGCCAATCATCTCGCAGCCATGTTGCTGCCGTCTGGCCTGCGTCGGCTCTATATCGCCCGCGATGACGATGCTGCCGGAGATGCCGTACAGGCTATTCTTACGCAGCGCGCGGAAGAGGTCGGCATTGAAGCGATTGCGCTGTCGCCTCGGGTGGGCGACTTCAACGAAGATCTGCACATCTTCGGCCTCGAGGCCCTCCGGGCAGCGTTGCGGCTTCAACTCGTACCAGAGGACGTCGTCCGATTCCTGCATTCTCCGGCAGTAGCCGCGGAATAG